A single window of Enterobacteriaceae bacterium ESL0689 DNA harbors:
- a CDS encoding bacteriocin immunity protein codes for MTASYKKLSDYTENEFIQFVTDIVEVNSNSEEKHHALVSKFEELVQHPRGNGLIYYPEDGEDDSPEGIVQTIKAWRKSKRLPLFKDS; via the coding sequence ATGACAGCCTCATATAAAAAACTTAGTGATTATACTGAAAACGAATTTATCCAATTCGTAACCGACATTGTGGAGGTTAATTCAAATTCGGAGGAAAAACATCATGCATTAGTATCAAAGTTCGAAGAGCTAGTGCAACACCCAAGAGGTAATGGCCTTATTTATTATCCAGAAGATGGTGAAGATGATTCTCCCGAGGGAATTGTCCAGACAATCAAAGCATGGAGAAAGTCAAAAAGGCTCCCATTATTTAAAGATTCATAA
- a CDS encoding HNH endonuclease, which produces MAPVPAQIADKLRGKSFRNFNHFRGAFWLAVAECPELMKDFKPSNQTLISMGLAPYPVPSEQVGGRITFELHHLEEIQHGGDVFNVDNINVTTPRLHTGIHKNANR; this is translated from the coding sequence GTGGCTCCTGTACCAGCGCAAATTGCTGATAAACTTAGAGGAAAATCCTTCCGCAACTTTAACCATTTCAGGGGGGCGTTTTGGCTTGCTGTGGCAGAGTGTCCAGAACTTATGAAGGATTTTAAACCTTCCAACCAAACCCTAATAAGCATGGGGCTAGCGCCTTATCCTGTCCCTTCAGAACAGGTGGGTGGCAGAATAACTTTTGAACTTCATCATTTAGAAGAAATCCAGCATGGCGGAGATGTGTTTAATGTGGATAATATCAACGTTACTACTCCTCGCTTACATACAGGAATACATAAAAATGCTAATAGATAA
- a CDS encoding bacteriocin immunity protein has translation MLIDNEKTISDYTESEFIELPSNFFENKNGLMQKDFRKFIDDLQMHVVKITQHPLGNGLIFNAPDEIECSPLGIFGEIKKWRTSQELKLFKDSK, from the coding sequence ATGCTAATAGATAATGAGAAAACAATAAGCGATTATACTGAGTCAGAGTTTATTGAACTGCCATCTAATTTTTTTGAGAATAAAAACGGATTAATGCAAAAGGATTTTAGGAAATTTATTGATGACTTACAAATGCACGTAGTTAAAATCACCCAGCACCCACTCGGTAATGGACTAATTTTTAATGCGCCTGATGAAATTGAATGCTCACCATTGGGAATATTCGGAGAAATTAAAAAATGGAGAACATCTCAGGAATTAAAGTTATTTAAAGACTCTAAATAA
- the map gene encoding type I methionyl aminopeptidase, with protein MAISIKTSQDIEKMRVAGRLAAEVLEMIAPYVKPGVSTGELDRLCNDYIVNQQKAISACLGYHGYPKSVCISINEVVCHGIPDDAKHLKNGDIVNIDVTVIKDGFHGDTSKMFIVGKPTILGERLCRITQESLYLALKMVKPGVNLRTIGAAIQKFVEAENFSVVREYCGHGIGRGFHEEPQVLHYDSPETDVVLQPGMTFTIEPMVNAGKKEIRTMKDGWTVKTRDRSLSAQYEHTIAVTDNGCEILTLRQDDTIPAIITHDA; from the coding sequence ATGGCTATATCTATTAAAACCTCTCAGGACATCGAAAAAATGCGCGTTGCCGGGCGTCTGGCCGCTGAAGTGCTGGAGATGATCGCACCTTATGTCAAACCAGGCGTGAGTACGGGAGAGCTGGATCGTCTCTGCAATGACTATATCGTTAATCAGCAAAAAGCCATCTCCGCCTGTCTGGGCTATCACGGCTACCCCAAATCGGTATGTATTTCGATTAACGAAGTCGTTTGCCATGGCATCCCCGATGATGCAAAACACCTGAAGAACGGTGATATCGTCAATATTGATGTCACGGTCATTAAAGATGGCTTTCACGGCGATACGTCAAAAATGTTTATCGTCGGTAAACCGACGATTCTGGGTGAACGCCTGTGTCGTATCACGCAGGAGAGCCTCTATCTGGCGCTGAAAATGGTCAAACCGGGTGTCAATCTGCGCACTATCGGTGCCGCGATCCAGAAATTTGTCGAGGCGGAAAATTTTTCCGTGGTGCGTGAATACTGCGGTCATGGTATTGGCCGGGGTTTCCATGAAGAGCCACAGGTATTGCACTACGACTCCCCGGAAACCGATGTCGTGCTTCAGCCCGGAATGACGTTTACGATTGAGCCGATGGTCAATGCGGGCAAAAAAGAGATCCGCACGATGAAAGATGGCTGGACAGTGAAAACCCGGGATCGTAGTTTATCTGCCCAGTATGAGCATACGATTGCGGTGACCGATAACGGTTGTGAAATTCTGACCCTACGCCAGGATGACACTATCCCGGCGATAATCACGCACGATGCATAA